The following coding sequences are from one Bradyrhizobium sp. 200 window:
- a CDS encoding FAD-dependent oxidoreductase produces MSSERVLSVLVVGAGPIGLTLALDLARRGIDVTIIDQRGKGDPPDPKCNHVAARSMEIFRRLGVAAKLRNAGLPEDYPHSVAYRTSFTGREFGRIHIPCRRDRFTDRTGADSDWPTPELPHRVNQLMLEPILFDYVAATPRVKIFNRVALESFVQHEDHITAVASDLDTGELQHYSARYLIGCDGSRSTVRRALGIKLEGDAEFLRVQATFIRAPQLIALQQHERAWMTQTAHPMWTGNVIAIDGRELWMTFNILRSHQTDFDAVDRDGSIRTILGVGPDFTYEVISKQDWIGRRLIAERFRDRRVFLAGDAAHIWAPLAGYGMNAGIADATNLSWLLAAHLNGWAPETILDAYEAERWPITEQISRLAMSQAEQETERRSVVPDAIADEGPEGDRLRAEAGRIACETNIKQFACAGLNFGYYYDSSPLIAYDGDAHPSYTMGSFTPSTVPGCRAPHLWLDDGRSLYDAFGPEYTLLRFDSSADVVPLTVAAQQRGFPLTVLDVVSKDAATLYTTKLVLARPDQHIAWRGDDLPIDSLGLIDHIRGALAQT; encoded by the coding sequence CGCCAGATCCCAAGTGCAATCATGTCGCCGCCCGGTCTATGGAGATCTTTCGCCGGCTTGGCGTCGCCGCGAAGCTGCGTAACGCCGGCTTACCAGAGGATTACCCGCACTCGGTCGCTTACCGCACCTCCTTTACCGGGCGCGAGTTCGGCCGTATCCACATCCCCTGCCGGCGCGACCGCTTCACTGATCGGACCGGCGCCGACTCGGACTGGCCAACGCCGGAGTTGCCGCATCGGGTCAACCAGCTCATGCTTGAGCCGATCCTGTTTGACTACGTCGCAGCGACGCCGCGCGTCAAGATTTTCAATCGCGTGGCGCTTGAGAGTTTCGTCCAGCACGAAGACCACATTACCGCCGTTGCCTCCGATCTAGATACCGGCGAGCTCCAGCACTATTCCGCCCGTTATCTTATTGGCTGCGACGGCTCACGATCGACGGTGCGGCGGGCGCTCGGCATCAAGCTGGAAGGCGACGCGGAGTTCCTGCGCGTGCAAGCAACCTTCATTCGGGCCCCGCAGCTGATCGCTCTGCAGCAGCACGAGCGGGCCTGGATGACGCAAACGGCCCATCCGATGTGGACCGGGAATGTGATCGCGATTGACGGTCGCGAGCTCTGGATGACGTTCAACATTCTGCGGTCCCACCAGACCGATTTCGATGCGGTGGATCGCGACGGGAGTATTCGTACCATTCTCGGCGTCGGTCCGGACTTCACCTATGAGGTCATTTCGAAGCAAGATTGGATCGGACGCCGCCTGATCGCCGAAAGATTTCGCGATCGGCGCGTCTTTCTCGCCGGCGATGCCGCCCACATCTGGGCGCCGCTTGCTGGCTACGGCATGAACGCCGGCATCGCGGATGCGACGAACCTGTCGTGGCTGCTCGCCGCGCACCTCAACGGCTGGGCTCCTGAGACGATTCTTGACGCCTACGAGGCAGAGCGATGGCCGATCACCGAGCAGATATCGCGTTTAGCCATGTCGCAGGCCGAGCAAGAGACGGAGCGGCGCAGCGTTGTGCCTGATGCCATCGCGGATGAGGGACCGGAAGGTGACCGGTTGCGCGCCGAAGCCGGACGGATTGCTTGCGAGACAAACATCAAACAATTCGCGTGCGCTGGCCTTAACTTCGGCTATTACTACGATAGCTCGCCGCTGATCGCTTACGACGGTGATGCGCATCCTTCCTACACCATGGGGAGCTTTACCCCATCGACTGTGCCCGGTTGTCGTGCGCCCCATCTGTGGCTCGACGATGGACGGTCGCTCTATGACGCCTTCGGACCGGAATACACGTTGTTGCGGTTTGACTCGTCGGCTGATGTGGTGCCGCTGACCGTCGCCGCGCAGCAGCGCGGATTTCCGCTCACGGTGCTCGATGTAGTATCGAAAGATGCGGCGACGCTTTATACGACAAAGCTCGTGCTGGCGCGACCCGATCAGCATATCGCCTGGCGTGGCGATGACCTGCCGATCGATTCGCTCGGGCTCATCGACCATATACGCGGGGCGTTGGCACAGACTTAA
- a CDS encoding tripartite tricarboxylate transporter substrate binding protein yields the protein MKKMTIKMTRRYQSMIHKLAVRACADGTLLCFRKVNKTEGKIESLTQLCVRMLSTAVIGVTLFLAAGSPTEAYPVRPIKVVVGFAPGGSIDGAMRLIASRAEKYLGQPIIIENMPGAGGTVSFVRVSSSPPDGYTLVVTTVTLFRNALMQDVQYDPFRDFTYVAGLSNVSLAVITKGTSPWKTLAELIEFGKADAGKFTYGITGSLGSSGHLIMSEIALRESVNWLPVPYRGSPDTSRALLSGDIHAAADTTSAIAGQVDAGELRILATVGSRRSPRWPTAPTLKELGYDISIDSPWGLAGPAGLPKIAVQTLESAFQKALQDPDLVALLTKGDQDVRYQSAVDYEASSRSFFGTERALLARHGLLKR from the coding sequence ATGAAGAAAATGACGATCAAAATGACGCGCCGGTACCAATCGATGATACACAAACTCGCGGTCCGGGCGTGTGCTGATGGGACGCTACTCTGCTTTAGAAAAGTGAACAAGACCGAAGGAAAAATCGAATCTTTAACGCAACTCTGCGTCCGGATGCTGAGTACCGCGGTTATCGGCGTAACCTTATTTCTGGCTGCCGGTAGTCCAACGGAAGCCTATCCGGTTCGACCCATCAAGGTGGTCGTTGGTTTCGCGCCAGGCGGAAGTATCGATGGCGCAATGCGCCTGATCGCTTCGAGGGCTGAAAAATACCTTGGCCAGCCCATCATCATCGAGAACATGCCTGGCGCCGGCGGAACTGTAAGCTTTGTCCGCGTGAGCTCGTCGCCGCCGGACGGTTACACGTTGGTAGTAACGACGGTGACACTGTTTCGGAACGCGCTCATGCAAGACGTTCAATATGACCCCTTCAGGGATTTTACTTATGTCGCAGGATTATCGAATGTCTCGCTTGCAGTGATAACCAAGGGAACGTCTCCGTGGAAAACGCTCGCCGAACTAATTGAGTTCGGTAAGGCGGACGCCGGCAAATTCACCTACGGAATTACGGGCAGTCTCGGAAGCAGCGGCCATCTCATAATGTCCGAGATCGCCTTGCGCGAGAGCGTCAACTGGCTGCCCGTCCCCTATCGCGGCAGTCCTGATACGAGCCGTGCCCTGCTCTCCGGTGATATTCACGCTGCGGCCGATACAACCTCAGCAATTGCTGGACAAGTCGACGCGGGCGAGCTTCGCATCCTCGCCACAGTCGGATCACGTAGATCACCGCGTTGGCCCACGGCGCCAACGCTCAAGGAACTTGGTTACGATATCAGTATTGACTCACCGTGGGGCCTCGCCGGTCCTGCCGGATTGCCGAAAATAGCGGTCCAAACTCTTGAAAGCGCTTTCCAGAAAGCGTTGCAGGATCCGGATCTCGTGGCTCTGTTGACCAAGGGGGACCAAGACGTTCGATACCAAAGTGCGGTGGACTACGAGGCTTCGAGCCGGTCCTTCTTTGGGACGGAGAGGGCACTTCTTGCGAGGCACGGCCTTCTAAAGAGATAG